Proteins encoded by one window of Anaeromyxobacter diazotrophicus:
- a CDS encoding NHL repeat-containing protein, with protein MTVPTPRKMAALLAGLLLVPAAASAEPVAFLFEQALYQDAKEAPLKTPEGVACSEEKVVVADTGNGRLLSYPFKNGRLGAGAELKLVQVSYPTRVQLDSHGGILVLDGKTHRIARLDDKGAFGGLVEPRGVANASSVVVGSFKVDASDNLYLLDVAGRRVLVLEANGGGRQLELPAGGQFTDVAVDAAGTLYALDAVGAAVWAAEKGSSAFHALTKGMKDRMNFPVYLTARQGKLFLVDAHGNGIVVLGIDGSFQGRQLSIGWNEGFVYYPSQLCFTQSAAFVADRYNNRVQEFSLVQ; from the coding sequence ATGACCGTGCCCACGCCCAGGAAGATGGCGGCGCTCCTCGCGGGCCTGCTCCTCGTGCCCGCGGCGGCGTCGGCCGAGCCCGTCGCGTTCCTCTTCGAGCAGGCTCTGTACCAGGACGCCAAGGAGGCGCCGCTCAAGACGCCGGAGGGCGTCGCGTGCTCCGAGGAGAAGGTGGTCGTCGCCGACACCGGCAACGGTCGGCTGCTCAGCTACCCGTTCAAGAACGGGCGGCTCGGCGCCGGCGCGGAGCTCAAGCTGGTGCAGGTCTCCTACCCCACCCGCGTCCAGCTCGACAGCCACGGCGGCATCCTGGTCCTCGACGGCAAGACGCACCGCATCGCCCGCCTCGACGACAAGGGCGCCTTCGGCGGTCTGGTCGAGCCGCGGGGCGTGGCCAACGCCTCCTCGGTGGTGGTGGGGAGCTTCAAGGTCGACGCGTCGGACAACCTCTACCTCCTCGACGTCGCCGGCCGGCGCGTCCTCGTGCTCGAGGCGAACGGAGGCGGACGCCAGCTCGAGCTGCCCGCCGGCGGGCAGTTCACCGACGTCGCCGTGGACGCCGCGGGCACCCTCTACGCGCTCGACGCGGTGGGCGCCGCGGTCTGGGCCGCCGAGAAGGGCTCCAGCGCCTTCCACGCCCTCACGAAGGGCATGAAGGACCGGATGAACTTCCCCGTCTACCTCACCGCGAGGCAGGGGAAGCTCTTCCTGGTCGACGCGCACGGGAACGGCATCGTGGTGCTCGGGATCGACGGCAGCTTCCAGGGCCGGCAGCTCAGCATCGGGTGGAACGAGGGGTTCGTGTACTACCCGAGCCAGCTCTGCTTCACGCAGTCCGCGGCGTTCGTGGCGGACCGCTACAACAACCGCGTCCAGGAGTTCTCCCTGGTCCAGTAG
- a CDS encoding cytochrome c3 family protein yields MTARHLSLVVALAVSAGAAGAARAAPKSQGKAAAAATTQPVSSAQAPAVFKLKAGAEGRLCLDCHVGAFEDVLKRPFVHTPVRSRQCTGCHNPHSSEHGKLLANQGNGACFRCHAGVVPKAPKSTHKPIAEKGCVACHDPHAAANKNNLVKPAADLCAGCHKPVAEAAAKAKFKHRPIEQGGCTACHDPHGSDKGPSLLRADVPGLCLQCHKIDKPIIAQKHLNYPVGKARCTSCHDPHGSDSRGMLYNRVHPPVAKGMCAQCHEPAGSANALRTRAQGANLCRGCHAQKMNAIATKGQVHRPVVDGNCLACHGPHASPAKGLLKASMTSVCGACHEDSIKRQQLSPTKHQPVNEGQCTACHDPHGADVPLLFVKSDVVELCGTCHDWLKHSSHPMGEKFKDPRNKNLTVQCLSCHRSHGTEYKHMMPYATTNDLCTKCHENLKR; encoded by the coding sequence ATGACCGCGAGACACCTCTCCCTCGTCGTCGCGCTGGCCGTCTCCGCCGGCGCCGCGGGCGCGGCCCGCGCCGCCCCGAAGTCCCAGGGCAAGGCGGCGGCGGCCGCCACCACGCAGCCGGTCTCCTCCGCCCAGGCCCCCGCCGTCTTCAAGCTCAAGGCGGGCGCGGAGGGGCGGCTCTGCCTCGACTGCCACGTCGGCGCATTCGAGGACGTGCTGAAGCGCCCCTTCGTCCACACGCCGGTGCGCTCGCGCCAGTGCACGGGCTGCCACAACCCGCACTCCTCGGAGCACGGCAAGCTGCTCGCCAACCAGGGCAACGGCGCCTGCTTCCGCTGCCACGCCGGTGTGGTGCCCAAGGCGCCCAAGAGCACGCACAAGCCCATCGCCGAGAAGGGCTGCGTCGCCTGCCACGACCCGCACGCCGCGGCCAACAAGAACAACCTGGTGAAGCCCGCCGCCGACCTGTGCGCGGGCTGCCACAAGCCGGTGGCCGAGGCCGCCGCCAAGGCGAAGTTCAAGCACCGGCCCATCGAGCAGGGCGGCTGCACCGCCTGCCACGACCCGCACGGCTCGGACAAGGGCCCCTCGCTCCTCCGGGCGGACGTGCCGGGCCTCTGCCTGCAGTGCCACAAGATCGACAAGCCGATCATCGCGCAGAAGCACCTCAACTACCCGGTGGGCAAGGCGCGCTGCACGAGCTGCCACGACCCGCACGGCTCGGACAGCCGCGGCATGCTCTACAACCGCGTCCACCCGCCGGTCGCCAAGGGCATGTGCGCGCAGTGCCACGAGCCGGCGGGCTCGGCCAACGCGCTGCGGACCCGGGCACAGGGCGCGAACCTCTGCCGCGGCTGCCACGCGCAGAAGATGAACGCGATCGCCACCAAGGGCCAGGTCCACCGGCCGGTGGTGGACGGGAACTGCCTCGCCTGCCACGGGCCGCACGCGTCGCCCGCGAAGGGCCTGCTCAAGGCCAGCATGACGAGCGTCTGCGGCGCCTGCCACGAGGACTCGATCAAGCGGCAGCAGCTCTCGCCCACCAAGCACCAGCCGGTGAACGAGGGGCAGTGCACCGCCTGCCACGACCCGCACGGCGCGGACGTGCCGCTCCTGTTCGTGAAGTCGGACGTGGTCGAGCTGTGCGGCACCTGCCACGACTGGCTCAAGCACAGCTCGCACCCGATGGGCGAGAAGTTCAAGGACCCGCGCAACAAGAACCTGACGGTGCAGTGCCTGAGCTGCCACCGCAGCCACGGCACCGAGTACAAGCACATGATGCCGTACGCCACGACCAACGACCTGTGCACGAAGTGCCACGAGAACCTGAAGAGGTGA
- a CDS encoding APC family permease, whose product MSTLGLAAATFFIVSGGPYGLEEIVLGYGYPGALALLAVVPLVWSLPVALLVGELAAALPATGGYYAWVRRALGPFWGLQEAWLSMAVGIVDIAIYPTLLVTYLGRLWPALGGDQPGAPGWWLGVAMIALCTAWNAAGIRSIGRGSAVFGAALFAPFALLVALAAWRAGTAGLGPARAAFAAPAAAGEGGLAAGLMLAMWNLMGFDNASTFAGEVRRPERSYPRAMATATAAIAISYLVTVAAAAVSGLTPPAWSAGSWVEIGAGLGGPALALAIALGGAISAAGMYNALLLSWSRLPVALAEDGWLPGRLAERSARTGAPLAAVLLGGALSAACVGLGMRRLVEIDVLLYGAALLLELVALVALRVREPELPRPFKIPGGLPGVVALSVCPAALLALAAWQGRREPGAFGLSSLALGAVVAAVGPAWWLAARVRRRGPRS is encoded by the coding sequence ATGTCCACGCTGGGCCTCGCGGCGGCCACCTTCTTCATCGTCTCCGGCGGGCCCTACGGGCTCGAGGAGATCGTGCTCGGCTACGGCTACCCGGGCGCGCTGGCGCTCCTGGCCGTCGTGCCGCTGGTGTGGAGCCTGCCGGTGGCGCTGCTCGTCGGCGAACTCGCCGCCGCGCTGCCCGCCACCGGCGGCTACTACGCCTGGGTCCGGCGGGCGCTGGGGCCGTTCTGGGGGCTGCAGGAGGCGTGGCTGTCGATGGCGGTCGGCATCGTCGACATCGCCATCTACCCGACGCTGCTCGTCACCTACCTCGGCCGCCTCTGGCCTGCGCTCGGCGGCGACCAGCCCGGCGCGCCCGGCTGGTGGCTCGGCGTCGCGATGATCGCGCTCTGCACGGCCTGGAACGCGGCGGGCATCCGCTCGATCGGGCGCGGCTCGGCCGTGTTCGGGGCGGCCTTGTTCGCGCCGTTCGCGCTGCTCGTGGCGCTCGCGGCCTGGCGCGCTGGCACCGCGGGGCTCGGGCCCGCGCGCGCCGCCTTCGCGGCGCCGGCCGCCGCGGGGGAGGGCGGCCTCGCGGCGGGGCTCATGCTCGCCATGTGGAACCTCATGGGCTTCGACAACGCCTCCACCTTCGCCGGCGAGGTGCGGCGGCCCGAGCGCTCCTACCCGCGGGCGATGGCGACGGCGACCGCGGCCATCGCGATCTCGTACCTCGTCACGGTGGCCGCGGCCGCCGTCTCGGGGCTCACGCCGCCTGCGTGGTCGGCCGGGAGCTGGGTGGAGATCGGCGCCGGGCTGGGTGGACCGGCGCTCGCGCTGGCGATCGCGCTGGGCGGCGCCATCTCCGCGGCCGGCATGTACAACGCGCTCCTGCTCTCGTGGTCGCGCCTGCCGGTCGCGCTGGCGGAGGACGGCTGGCTCCCGGGGCGCCTGGCGGAGCGGAGCGCGCGGACCGGCGCGCCCCTCGCCGCCGTGCTCCTCGGCGGCGCGCTCTCCGCGGCGTGCGTCGGGCTCGGGATGCGGCGCCTGGTCGAGATCGACGTCCTGCTCTACGGGGCGGCCCTGCTCCTGGAGCTCGTGGCGCTGGTGGCGCTGCGCGTGCGCGAGCCGGAGCTGCCGCGGCCGTTCAAGATCCCGGGCGGCCTGCCCGGGGTGGTCGCGCTCTCGGTGTGCCCGGCAGCCCTGCTCGCGCTGGCGGCGTGGCAGGGGCGGCGCGAGCCGGGGGCGTTCGGGCTGTCGTCGCTGGCGCTCGGCGCGGTGGTCGCAGCCGTCGGGCCGGCGTGGTGGCTCGCGGCGCGCGTTCGCCGCCGCGGCCCACGGAGCTGA
- a CDS encoding CxxxxCH/CxxCH domain c-type cytochrome produces the protein MARSTVGAVAAAAALAVLAAGCGNSRSPRKSGSPNATETCIRCHGGGDNQTGAPPVSVAGRHETTFPGVGAHTAHVTAGALAGAYDCAQCHPDPRSGSQVHRDGKVELAFGALATASGKLAPALDPTTHRCSNVYCHGATLGGGTGTSPDWTQVGQGEAACGTCHGVPPPAPHPAVPEGVAGCQACHATTVDASGAILSPDAGGQHVNGQVDFGHPAAFTDPASSGFHALSADRGLATCQACHGAALDGGIAAVACASCHGASWRTSCTMCHGGGDNATGAPPKALWGYAGDPRRGGGAADLLRVGAHTAHLAGSAAAPPFDCGVCHVKPADALSPGHVDAVAAGATPRATVAFVGIAAQGTVPVWDRATGTCSGTYCHGGTLAGGTRTSPAWAGVSGQAECGTCHGLPPPAPHPTVRASGTVACNGCHALTVDASGQLIPPAAGGKHLDGQVEATSPHEASWMDRASSNFHAFTADRDVASCTACHGTGLEGGVGPPCADCHRAGGSAPDFAGCTGCHGGVDSATGAPPRAIWGSDADPARGGGSPAERATRVGAHTVHVAGSALAPAFDCGACHLTPSGILSTGHLDGPTATLAFGALATTGGAKPGWDRAGARCAGTYCHGATLSGGTNTSPTWSRLDGTQAACGTCHGLPPLAPHPAVAGGAPACHGCHAQTVDAAGAVIPPSAGGKHLDGLPEGGHPGSWMDQASPDFHAFHANAGLATCQGCHGARLDGGLAGVACATCHGASWATTCTMCHGGRDNTTGAPPDSIWGTGVPNRGGGTLDPIRVGAHTIHVTGGAVAPPFDCGVCHLKPADAFAAGHLDGPTATVTFGGLAVQGVGQGVSWDRGSATCSSTYCHGAFPGGNASNAPVWTGGAAQGACGTCHGLPPAAPHPAITGGLTSCNPCHPATIDAKGVLVPPASGGKHLDGFVEFTGGHDASWMDQGSSGFHAFSADRGLSSCQFCHGANLDGIGGSTSVGCRDCHGATWRTSCTMCHGGTDNLTGAPPRATWGQAADLVRVGAHTPHVTGGALAPPFDCGVCHVKPADALSPGHIDGATAAVVFSGLAAQGTAPAWARSPGTCASTYCHGGTLTGGSVPAPVWTAGPSQAACGACHGVPPPPPHPAVSGGTPGCNPCHGATVDAAGAVIAPAAGGKHLDGLVQATGHGADWMITSSPGFHAFSADRGLADCQACHGAALDGGLAGVACASCHGAAWQTTCTMCHGGADNATGAPPKAIWGYAADAVRTGAHTAHVTGSELAPPFDCALCHVKPAAALDAGHIDAVAAGGTPLATVAFSGLAALGTAPSWTRAGATCTTYCHGATLQGGSVPAPVWTSVGTGQAACGACHGIPPPSPHPAVTGGTSACNPCHGATVDAAGHVIPPSAGGKHLDGAVQATGHGADWMNAASPGFHAVSANAGLAACTSCHGAALEGGTVNVACASCHKAGGTAADFATCTACHGGADNATGAPPKATWGHAGDPGRGGGALDAVRVGAHTVHLAGSAIAPAFGCDACHVKPATLLAAGHVDQPTATVTFGALAVAQGAVPVWTRSSATCASTYCHGGFHNGATGNAPVWTGGPAQAACGTCHGTPPPSPHPAVSGGLPACRTCHPDTIDATGAIIAPSAGGKHLDGVLQVTGHGVDWMNQASTGFHAYSANQGLASCQGCHGAALDGGSVGVACAQCHGAAWRTSCTMCHGGAANATGAPPGATWGHGDPARGGGTPDPIRVGAHTTHVAKSPIAPTFDCAVCHVTPSDALAAGHVDQPTATVTFAGLAAAQGAVTSWTRAGSTCSTYCHGATLAGGTNPKPDWTKVGQGQAACGTCHGLPPPAPHPSVGSALTGCNPCHGQTVDAAGAIIDPAAGGKHLDGQVEATGGHDAAWMDPASATFHAFSADKGLSACQPCHGPNLDGAGGSTSVSCYGCHRPGGAGRDFASCTGCHGGADNATGAPPGATWGHGDPARGGGTPDPVRVGAHTAHVGGGNLAAAFDCAVCHVKPASLLSAGHVDQPTATVTFGGLATLGTTPAWTRSGATCASTYCHGGYQGTYSYIQWDFSLDQGVTVTVPYAGKNATPTWTAGPMACDSCHGNPPRTGYWHSGNHGGGNQCELCHTDAAGTAAGVGTAITDLAQHVNGIVDVSPRWGSSCFGCH, from the coding sequence ATGGCTCGATCGACGGTGGGTGCGGTCGCGGCGGCGGCGGCGCTGGCCGTGCTGGCCGCCGGGTGCGGGAACAGCCGGTCGCCTCGCAAGTCCGGCTCGCCCAACGCCACCGAGACCTGCATCCGCTGCCACGGCGGCGGCGACAACCAGACCGGCGCGCCGCCGGTGAGCGTCGCCGGCCGGCACGAGACGACGTTCCCGGGCGTGGGCGCCCACACCGCGCACGTCACCGCGGGCGCGCTCGCCGGCGCCTACGACTGCGCGCAGTGCCACCCGGACCCGCGGTCGGGCTCCCAGGTCCACCGCGACGGCAAGGTCGAGCTCGCCTTCGGCGCGCTCGCCACCGCGAGCGGGAAGCTCGCGCCCGCGCTCGACCCGACCACCCATCGCTGCAGCAACGTCTACTGCCACGGGGCCACGCTCGGCGGCGGCACCGGCACCTCGCCCGACTGGACCCAGGTCGGCCAGGGCGAGGCGGCCTGCGGGACCTGCCACGGCGTCCCGCCGCCCGCGCCGCACCCCGCGGTTCCGGAGGGCGTCGCCGGGTGCCAGGCCTGCCACGCCACCACCGTGGACGCGTCCGGCGCGATCCTCTCGCCGGACGCGGGGGGGCAGCACGTGAACGGGCAGGTGGACTTCGGCCACCCGGCGGCGTTCACGGATCCGGCGAGCAGCGGGTTCCACGCGCTCAGCGCCGACCGCGGCCTCGCCACCTGCCAGGCGTGCCACGGGGCGGCGCTCGACGGCGGGATCGCCGCCGTCGCCTGCGCGAGCTGCCACGGCGCGAGCTGGCGGACGAGCTGCACCATGTGCCACGGCGGCGGCGACAACGCCACCGGCGCGCCGCCCAAGGCGCTCTGGGGCTACGCCGGCGATCCGCGGCGGGGCGGCGGCGCAGCCGACCTCCTGCGGGTCGGCGCGCACACCGCCCACCTGGCGGGCAGCGCGGCGGCCCCGCCGTTCGACTGCGGCGTCTGCCACGTGAAGCCGGCCGACGCGCTCTCGCCCGGGCACGTGGACGCGGTCGCCGCGGGCGCGACCCCGCGCGCCACCGTCGCCTTCGTGGGCATCGCCGCCCAGGGCACGGTGCCGGTCTGGGACCGGGCGACCGGGACCTGCAGCGGGACCTACTGCCACGGCGGCACGCTCGCCGGAGGCACCCGCACCTCGCCCGCCTGGGCCGGCGTCTCCGGCCAGGCGGAGTGCGGCACCTGTCACGGCCTGCCGCCGCCGGCGCCGCACCCGACCGTGCGCGCCAGCGGCACGGTGGCGTGCAACGGCTGCCACGCGCTGACCGTCGACGCCTCGGGCCAGCTCATCCCGCCCGCCGCCGGCGGCAAGCACCTCGACGGCCAGGTCGAGGCGACGAGCCCGCACGAGGCGTCCTGGATGGATCGCGCGAGCTCCAACTTCCACGCCTTCACGGCCGACCGCGACGTCGCCTCGTGCACCGCCTGCCACGGGACGGGCCTCGAGGGCGGCGTCGGCCCGCCCTGCGCCGACTGCCACCGCGCCGGCGGCAGCGCGCCCGACTTCGCCGGCTGCACCGGCTGTCACGGCGGCGTCGACAGCGCCACCGGGGCGCCGCCCCGCGCCATCTGGGGCAGCGACGCCGACCCGGCGCGCGGCGGCGGGTCTCCCGCCGAGCGCGCCACCCGCGTCGGCGCGCACACCGTCCACGTGGCGGGCAGCGCCCTCGCGCCCGCCTTCGACTGCGGCGCCTGCCACCTGACGCCCTCCGGCATCCTCTCGACGGGCCACCTGGACGGCCCGACCGCCACCCTCGCGTTCGGCGCGCTCGCCACGACCGGCGGCGCGAAGCCGGGCTGGGACCGCGCGGGCGCGCGCTGCGCCGGCACCTACTGCCACGGCGCGACGCTCTCCGGCGGCACGAACACCTCGCCCACCTGGAGCCGCCTCGACGGCACGCAGGCCGCCTGCGGCACCTGCCACGGCCTGCCGCCGCTCGCGCCGCACCCGGCGGTCGCGGGCGGCGCGCCCGCCTGCCACGGCTGTCACGCGCAGACGGTGGACGCGGCCGGCGCCGTCATCCCGCCGTCCGCCGGGGGCAAGCACCTCGACGGCCTGCCCGAGGGCGGGCACCCGGGGAGCTGGATGGACCAGGCGAGCCCCGACTTCCACGCCTTCCACGCCAACGCCGGCCTCGCCACCTGCCAGGGCTGCCACGGCGCCCGGCTCGATGGCGGCCTCGCCGGCGTCGCCTGCGCCACCTGCCACGGCGCGAGCTGGGCGACCACCTGCACCATGTGCCACGGCGGGCGGGACAACACGACCGGCGCGCCGCCCGACTCGATCTGGGGCACCGGCGTCCCGAACCGCGGCGGCGGCACGCTCGACCCGATCCGCGTCGGCGCGCACACCATCCACGTCACCGGCGGCGCCGTCGCGCCTCCCTTCGACTGCGGCGTCTGCCACCTGAAGCCGGCCGACGCCTTCGCGGCCGGCCACCTCGACGGCCCGACCGCCACCGTCACCTTCGGCGGCCTGGCGGTGCAGGGGGTGGGGCAGGGCGTGAGCTGGGATCGCGGCAGCGCCACCTGCTCCAGCACCTACTGCCACGGCGCCTTCCCGGGCGGGAACGCCTCGAACGCGCCGGTGTGGACCGGCGGGGCGGCGCAGGGGGCGTGCGGCACCTGCCACGGCCTGCCTCCCGCGGCGCCGCACCCGGCGATCACCGGCGGCCTCACCTCCTGCAACCCGTGCCACCCGGCCACCATCGACGCGAAGGGGGTCCTCGTGCCGCCGGCGAGCGGCGGCAAGCACCTCGACGGCTTCGTCGAGTTCACGGGTGGTCACGACGCCTCGTGGATGGACCAGGGGAGCAGCGGGTTCCACGCCTTCAGTGCCGACCGCGGCCTCTCCTCCTGCCAGTTCTGCCACGGCGCGAACCTCGACGGCATCGGCGGCTCGACCAGCGTCGGCTGCCGCGACTGCCACGGCGCCACCTGGCGCACGAGCTGCACGATGTGCCACGGCGGCACGGACAACCTGACCGGCGCGCCGCCCAGGGCGACCTGGGGCCAGGCCGCCGACCTCGTCCGCGTCGGCGCGCACACGCCGCACGTCACCGGCGGCGCCCTCGCGCCCCCCTTCGACTGCGGGGTCTGCCACGTGAAGCCGGCCGACGCGCTCTCGCCCGGCCACATCGACGGCGCCACCGCGGCCGTCGTCTTCAGCGGCCTCGCCGCGCAGGGCACAGCGCCGGCGTGGGCGCGCTCGCCGGGGACCTGCGCCAGCACCTACTGCCACGGCGGGACGCTCACGGGCGGCTCGGTGCCCGCGCCGGTGTGGACGGCCGGCCCGAGCCAGGCCGCGTGCGGCGCCTGCCACGGGGTGCCCCCGCCGCCGCCGCACCCGGCGGTGAGCGGCGGCACGCCCGGCTGCAACCCCTGCCACGGCGCCACGGTCGACGCGGCCGGCGCCGTGATCGCCCCGGCGGCGGGCGGGAAGCACCTCGACGGCCTGGTGCAGGCGACCGGCCACGGCGCCGACTGGATGATCACCTCGAGCCCGGGCTTCCACGCCTTCAGCGCGGACCGCGGCCTCGCCGATTGCCAGGCCTGCCACGGCGCCGCGCTCGACGGCGGCCTCGCGGGCGTCGCCTGCGCGAGCTGCCACGGCGCCGCCTGGCAGACGACCTGCACCATGTGCCACGGCGGCGCGGACAACGCGACCGGCGCGCCTCCCAAGGCGATCTGGGGCTACGCGGCCGACGCGGTCCGGACCGGCGCGCACACCGCGCACGTCACCGGCAGCGAGCTCGCCCCGCCGTTCGACTGCGCGCTCTGCCACGTGAAGCCGGCCGCCGCGCTCGACGCCGGCCACATCGACGCCGTCGCGGCGGGCGGCACGCCGCTCGCGACCGTGGCGTTCTCCGGCCTGGCCGCGCTGGGCACCGCCCCGAGCTGGACCCGCGCCGGCGCCACCTGCACCACCTACTGCCACGGCGCGACGCTCCAGGGCGGCTCGGTCCCGGCCCCCGTCTGGACCAGCGTCGGCACCGGCCAGGCGGCGTGCGGCGCCTGCCACGGGATCCCGCCGCCCTCGCCGCACCCGGCGGTCACCGGCGGCACGTCGGCGTGCAACCCCTGCCACGGCGCCACCGTGGACGCGGCCGGCCACGTCATCCCGCCCTCCGCGGGCGGCAAGCACCTCGACGGCGCCGTCCAGGCCACCGGCCACGGCGCCGACTGGATGAACGCGGCCAGCCCCGGCTTCCACGCCGTGAGCGCGAACGCGGGCCTCGCCGCGTGCACGTCCTGCCACGGCGCGGCGCTCGAGGGCGGCACGGTGAACGTCGCCTGCGCCAGCTGCCACAAGGCGGGCGGGACGGCGGCCGACTTCGCCACCTGCACCGCCTGCCACGGCGGGGCCGACAACGCGACCGGCGCGCCGCCCAAGGCCACCTGGGGCCACGCCGGCGATCCGGGGCGCGGCGGCGGCGCGCTCGACGCCGTCCGCGTCGGCGCCCACACCGTCCACCTCGCCGGCAGCGCGATCGCGCCCGCGTTCGGCTGCGACGCGTGCCACGTGAAGCCGGCGACGCTCCTCGCCGCCGGCCACGTCGACCAGCCCACCGCCACCGTGACCTTCGGCGCCCTCGCCGTCGCCCAGGGCGCGGTGCCCGTCTGGACGCGCTCCTCCGCGACCTGCGCCAGCACCTACTGCCACGGCGGCTTCCACAACGGCGCCACCGGCAACGCGCCGGTCTGGACCGGCGGCCCGGCGCAGGCGGCCTGCGGCACCTGCCACGGCACCCCGCCGCCCTCGCCGCACCCGGCCGTCTCGGGCGGCCTGCCCGCCTGCCGGACCTGCCACCCGGACACGATCGACGCCACCGGCGCCATCATCGCGCCCTCCGCTGGCGGCAAGCACCTCGACGGCGTCCTCCAGGTGACCGGCCACGGGGTCGACTGGATGAACCAGGCGAGCACCGGCTTCCACGCCTACTCCGCGAACCAGGGGCTCGCGAGCTGCCAGGGTTGCCACGGCGCCGCGCTCGACGGCGGCAGCGTGGGCGTCGCCTGCGCCCAGTGCCACGGCGCGGCGTGGAGGACGAGCTGCACCATGTGCCACGGCGGCGCGGCCAACGCGACCGGCGCCCCGCCCGGCGCGACCTGGGGCCACGGCGATCCGGCCCGCGGCGGCGGCACGCCCGATCCGATCCGCGTGGGGGCGCACACGACCCACGTCGCGAAGAGCCCGATCGCGCCGACGTTCGACTGCGCGGTCTGCCACGTCACGCCCTCGGACGCGCTCGCGGCCGGCCACGTCGACCAGCCCACCGCCACCGTGACCTTCGCCGGCCTCGCGGCGGCGCAGGGAGCGGTCACGAGCTGGACCCGCGCCGGCAGCACGTGCAGCACCTACTGCCACGGCGCCACGCTCGCCGGCGGCACGAACCCCAAGCCCGACTGGACGAAGGTGGGCCAGGGCCAGGCGGCCTGCGGCACCTGCCACGGCCTCCCGCCGCCCGCGCCGCACCCGAGCGTCGGATCGGCGCTGACCGGCTGCAACCCGTGCCACGGCCAGACGGTGGACGCGGCGGGCGCGATCATCGATCCCGCGGCCGGCGGGAAGCACCTCGACGGCCAGGTGGAGGCGACCGGCGGCCACGACGCCGCCTGGATGGACCCGGCGAGCGCGACGTTCCACGCCTTCAGCGCCGACAAGGGGCTCTCGGCCTGCCAGCCTTGCCACGGGCCGAACCTCGACGGCGCCGGCGGCTCGACCAGCGTCAGCTGCTACGGCTGCCACCGCCCGGGCGGCGCGGGGCGCGACTTCGCCTCCTGCACCGGCTGCCACGGCGGCGCCGACAACGCGACCGGCGCGCCGCCCGGCGCGACCTGGGGCCACGGCGATCCGGCGCGCGGCGGCGGGACGCCCGACCCGGTCCGCGTCGGCGCCCACACCGCGCACGTCGGCGGCGGGAACCTCGCGGCGGCCTTCGACTGCGCGGTCTGCCACGTGAAGCCGGCGAGCCTGCTGTCGGCGGGCCACGTCGACCAGCCCACCGCCACCGTGACCTTCGGCGGCCTGGCCACGCTGGGCACGACGCCCGCCTGGACGCGCTCCGGCGCGACCTGCGCCAGCACGTACTGCCACGGCGGGTACCAGGGGACGTACTCCTACATCCAGTGGGACTTCTCGCTCGACCAGGGGGTCACCGTCACGGTGCCCTACGCTGGCAAGAACGCGACGCCCACCTGGACGGCCGGCCCGATGGCCTGCGACTCCTGCCACGGCAACCCGCCGCGCACCGGGTACTGGCACAGCGGGAATCACGGCGGCGGCAACCAGTGCGAGCTCTGCCACACCGACGCGGCCGGCACCGCGGCGGGGGTGGGGACGGCGATCACCGACCTCGCGCAGCACGTGAACGGGATCGTGGACGTGAGCCCGCGGTGGGGCTCGAGCTGCTTCGGGTGCCACTAG